Proteins from a genomic interval of bacterium:
- a CDS encoding CCxxC motif-containing NuoF prefix domain-containing protein, whose product MTGESLSLFDRCCERCRHTDSEPCGDWLACRTVGPFCHTDPKCDEARTAVARRIAFGPGALVGVGQGDCGRGVGSGEVLKILGKGLPADSFEVVPTGCLGFCSAEPLVWVARPAEPVTLFGGVTPDDAVELAWRLADGVGWPEKVLAYLPPALAEERSFRDNRHLYTVEEVKGGYYPFFLDKQMRLVTAHCGLSRPTNLDDHLMRRGLHPLYVLMRHLTPEEAFAFLEDSGLESRVTGEPVAPVWQNFSGTEGGLIRLDLRDGRANPPPLTRRLLEGLPFQVLESLLLLGLVTRTDRAEIVLPDDWDGLHEATAPEDDLLRRYAPRSAAPEENLRTALEALRSRGLTGDSILGTDFSCSVELVREPSEDGEALGVDLETVLNVPAILEMGGEWFRGYGHGRHPGTKCLLVGGPLAAKGFLELNLGTPLGDVLNLVCGGGEGPVNEAALDGGGAVPAAEFDAVLDFPDPEELPGPPVLGAPATVVFRVAGETGEPGPAETGERPEVRLSPLTGLLARYGDITPPTGLPASVLLGWRMAGQRLLVLTTGADDEAELFHAGRLAGYLSREAPPEMARWAANLLNALHSQP is encoded by the coding sequence GTGACCGGAGAATCACTCTCCCTCTTCGACCGCTGCTGCGAGCGCTGCCGCCACACCGACTCGGAGCCCTGCGGTGACTGGCTCGCCTGCCGCACCGTCGGTCCTTTCTGCCACACGGACCCGAAATGCGACGAGGCCAGGACGGCGGTGGCGCGGCGCATCGCCTTCGGCCCCGGAGCCCTCGTCGGGGTGGGGCAGGGCGACTGCGGGCGCGGGGTCGGTTCCGGGGAGGTCCTGAAGATCCTGGGGAAGGGGCTGCCCGCCGACTCCTTCGAGGTCGTCCCCACCGGCTGCCTGGGCTTCTGCTCGGCGGAGCCGCTGGTCTGGGTGGCGCGGCCCGCGGAGCCGGTCACCCTCTTCGGCGGCGTCACCCCCGACGACGCCGTCGAACTCGCTTGGCGCCTCGCCGACGGCGTGGGGTGGCCCGAGAAGGTGCTGGCCTACCTCCCGCCCGCCCTGGCCGAGGAGCGCTCCTTCCGCGACAACCGCCACCTGTACACCGTCGAGGAGGTAAAGGGCGGCTACTACCCCTTCTTTCTGGACAAGCAGATGCGGCTCGTGACGGCGCACTGCGGCTTGTCCCGTCCGACCAACTTAGACGACCACCTCATGCGCCGGGGGCTGCACCCCCTCTACGTCCTCATGCGCCACCTGACCCCGGAGGAGGCCTTCGCCTTCCTCGAGGATTCGGGGCTGGAATCGCGCGTCACCGGCGAGCCCGTGGCGCCCGTCTGGCAGAACTTCTCGGGTACGGAAGGCGGGTTGATCCGCCTCGACCTGCGCGACGGGAGGGCCAATCCGCCCCCCCTCACCCGGCGGCTCCTCGAGGGGCTCCCCTTCCAGGTCCTCGAATCCCTCCTCCTGCTGGGGCTGGTGACGCGGACCGACCGGGCGGAAATCGTCCTCCCCGACGACTGGGACGGCCTCCACGAGGCGACGGCGCCCGAGGACGACCTGCTGCGGCGCTACGCCCCCCGGAGCGCGGCGCCCGAGGAGAACCTGCGCACCGCCCTGGAAGCGCTGCGGAGTCGCGGCCTGACAGGTGACAGCATCCTGGGCACGGACTTCTCCTGCTCGGTGGAGCTCGTCCGCGAGCCTTCGGAGGACGGGGAGGCGCTCGGGGTGGACCTGGAGACGGTCCTCAACGTGCCGGCCATCCTGGAGATGGGCGGGGAGTGGTTCAGGGGTTACGGCCACGGCCGGCACCCCGGCACGAAGTGCCTTCTGGTGGGGGGACCACTGGCGGCCAAGGGCTTTCTGGAATTAAACCTGGGCACGCCGCTGGGTGACGTGCTGAACCTGGTCTGTGGTGGCGGCGAGGGTCCCGTCAACGAGGCGGCGCTGGACGGCGGCGGGGCGGTGCCGGCGGCGGAGTTCGACGCCGTCCTCGACTTCCCCGACCCGGAGGAGCTGCCCGGCCCGCCGGTCCTGGGCGCGCCCGCGACGGTCGTCTTCCGGGTCGCCGGGGAGACGGGGGAACCCGGTCCGGCGGAAACCGGGGAGCGGCCCGAGGTCCGCCTCTCGCCCCTGACCGGTCTCCTCGCCCGTTACGGGGATATCACCCCGCCCACCGGGCTGCCGGCGAGCGTCCTGTTGGGCTGGCGGATGGCGGGGCAGCGGCTGCTCGTCCTGACCACGGGCGCC
- a CDS encoding pitrilysin family protein: MNEEQLLRGNGTVVRDTGSGLRVIVRRDPAVPVVTVWVWVGVGSVNEPDGTGGISHVIEHMAFKGTPTRGVGEISREIESHGGFINAFTGHYATAYFVSLPREHAGLGVEVLADALSNPLFDPDELARELEVVAEEIRMRDDQPGTRLWESAAGQVYTVHRMGRSVGGHLDVVKTFTRDQVLDHHRRHYTPRNSRVVVVGDVEPEKIFSEVERRFSAYGRPYREPDPTPPEPEQLGPRFRVEEMPVNRAHLALAWPTPGQLHPDTPSLDILTGVAGDGLSSRLYRRVKDELNLVDDISASLVIGDDAGIFYVDCELDPADVRRALAAILGETALLRNRPAGPYELNRVRNTVELSYLQERETVEGQAHELAHYDHLGDWRRAEEYLRGLYAVSAESVLGAAGRYLAPEKLSVALVVPPGRAAELGNLEPAADHSSPPPVRRPPAEMPPRPVSPSPVSVEETVLGNGVRLVLRRNTTRALASVAAFTTGGLFEEPAELEGVTNFALEMALRGTREHDAREFHALAEYYGAELDTDVQRDFYGFKLDCAARHLDPGLALLAEALTRPAFPESELEPKRSDILAEIATRTDDASAYTLGRVNTALYGGRGYGRFLDGREETVRVLDAAALSGWYGDRLRADSLVIGVSGDFERDPLVARLEELFGGLRRGDGPPDPPPRIYGTDNVEERLPKQQTHVALAFPAPALGDDRRFAAGVLAQGLNGAGRRLFVELRDRLNLAYVVFFLYRPLRGAGGFFSYIATQPGRGEEAQGALRGELERVARGGLEPVEVAEAREHVVGLYQLGRQRNAALAAVYAGAVIQGLTARDVDLYPERIAAVTHDEVNALAAECLDPSRGVRCVIRGTLPDRKTR, from the coding sequence ATGAACGAAGAACAGCTTCTCCGGGGGAACGGCACCGTGGTCCGGGATACCGGCTCGGGCCTGAGGGTCATCGTGCGCCGGGACCCCGCCGTCCCGGTGGTCACCGTGTGGGTCTGGGTGGGCGTGGGCAGCGTGAACGAGCCCGACGGAACGGGCGGCATCTCCCACGTCATCGAGCACATGGCCTTCAAGGGGACCCCGACCCGGGGCGTGGGGGAGATCAGCCGCGAGATAGAATCCCACGGCGGCTTCATCAACGCCTTCACCGGCCACTACGCCACGGCCTACTTCGTCAGCCTCCCCCGGGAGCACGCGGGGCTCGGCGTCGAGGTCCTGGCTGACGCGTTGTCCAACCCGCTCTTCGACCCGGACGAGCTGGCGCGGGAGCTCGAGGTCGTCGCCGAAGAGATAAGGATGCGCGACGACCAGCCCGGGACGCGGCTGTGGGAGTCGGCCGCCGGACAGGTCTACACCGTCCACCGCATGGGGCGCTCAGTCGGCGGCCACCTCGACGTGGTCAAGACCTTCACCCGCGACCAGGTCCTCGACCACCACCGCCGGCACTACACGCCGCGCAACTCCAGGGTGGTGGTGGTCGGCGACGTGGAGCCCGAGAAAATCTTTTCCGAGGTGGAACGGCGCTTTTCCGCCTACGGCCGCCCCTACCGCGAACCGGACCCCACCCCTCCGGAGCCGGAGCAGCTCGGGCCCCGGTTCAGGGTCGAGGAGATGCCGGTGAACCGCGCCCACCTGGCCCTGGCCTGGCCCACCCCCGGGCAGCTCCACCCCGACACCCCCTCCCTGGACATCCTGACCGGCGTGGCCGGCGACGGCCTCTCCAGCCGCCTCTACCGCCGGGTTAAGGACGAGCTGAACCTGGTGGACGACATCTCGGCCTCCCTGGTGATCGGCGACGACGCCGGCATCTTCTACGTTGACTGCGAGCTGGACCCCGCCGACGTCCGGCGGGCCCTGGCGGCGATTCTGGGCGAGACGGCGCTGCTCCGGAATCGGCCCGCGGGGCCTTACGAGCTGAACCGGGTCCGCAACACGGTGGAGCTCTCATACCTCCAGGAGCGCGAGACCGTGGAGGGACAGGCGCACGAGCTGGCCCACTACGACCACCTGGGCGACTGGCGCCGGGCCGAGGAGTACCTCCGCGGTCTCTACGCGGTCAGCGCCGAATCGGTCCTCGGGGCGGCCGGACGGTACCTCGCCCCGGAGAAGCTCAGCGTGGCGCTGGTCGTCCCCCCGGGGCGGGCGGCGGAGCTGGGGAACCTGGAGCCCGCGGCCGACCATTCGTCACCGCCGCCGGTCCGCCGGCCCCCCGCGGAGATGCCCCCCCGCCCCGTTTCCCCCTCACCGGTTTCGGTCGAGGAGACGGTCCTGGGTAACGGTGTGCGCCTGGTCCTCCGCCGCAACACCACCCGCGCCCTGGCGTCGGTGGCAGCCTTCACCACCGGGGGGCTTTTCGAGGAGCCCGCCGAGCTCGAGGGTGTGACCAATTTCGCCCTGGAGATGGCGCTGCGCGGCACCCGCGAGCACGACGCCCGCGAATTCCACGCCCTCGCGGAGTACTACGGGGCGGAGCTGGACACCGACGTGCAGCGCGACTTCTACGGGTTCAAGCTGGACTGCGCCGCCCGCCACCTGGACCCGGGGCTGGCCCTCCTCGCCGAGGCCCTGACGCGGCCCGCCTTCCCCGAAAGCGAGCTGGAGCCTAAGCGGAGCGACATCCTGGCCGAAATCGCCACCCGGACCGACGACGCGTCGGCGTACACCCTGGGCCGTGTCAACACCGCCCTCTACGGGGGGCGGGGGTACGGGCGCTTCCTGGACGGGCGCGAGGAGACGGTGCGCGTCCTGGACGCCGCGGCGCTCTCGGGGTGGTACGGCGACCGCTTGCGGGCGGACAGTCTGGTCATCGGCGTCAGCGGCGACTTCGAGCGCGACCCCCTCGTCGCGCGGCTCGAGGAGCTGTTCGGCGGGCTTCGGCGGGGTGACGGTCCGCCCGATCCCCCCCCGCGCATCTATGGCACGGACAACGTGGAGGAGCGGCTGCCCAAGCAGCAGACCCACGTGGCGCTGGCCTTCCCCGCTCCGGCGCTGGGCGACGACCGGCGTTTCGCCGCCGGTGTGCTGGCCCAGGGGCTGAACGGGGCCGGGAGGAGGCTCTTCGTCGAGTTGCGCGACCGGCTTAACCTGGCTTACGTCGTCTTCTTCCTCTACCGACCGCTCCGCGGCGCGGGTGGGTTCTTCAGCTACATCGCCACCCAGCCGGGACGGGGCGAAGAGGCGCAGGGCGCCCTCCGGGGCGAGCTGGAGCGGGTCGCCCGGGGAGGGCTCGAGCCCGTCGAGGTGGCCGAGGCCAGGGAGCACGTCGTCGGCCTCTACCAGCTCGGGCGCCAGAGGAACGCGGCGTTGGCCGCCGTTTACGCCGGCGCCGTGATCCAGGGGCTCACCGCCCGGGACGTGGATCTCTACCCCGAGCGCATCGCCGCCGTCACCCACGACGAGGTCAACGCCCTGGCGGCGGAATGTCTGGACCCGTCGCGCGGCGTGCGGTGCGTCATCCGGGGGACCCTGCCGGACCGCAAGACGAGGTAG